Genomic window (Oryzias latipes chromosome 17, ASM223467v1):
tttcacagaCTTTACAAGAATAAGGCTTTTCACCTGTGTGATTTCTCATGTGGACATTTAAGGCTCTGCTGTGCATGAAACCCTTTTGACATAGTTCACAAGTAAAAGGCCTttcacctgtgtgagttctcatgtgtaaGGTCAAATTATTTGAATGGATGAAGGTTTTCCTACAAATGTCACAGGAATAAGGCCTctcacctgtgtgagttctcatgtgaacATTTAAGCAAGAATGttgagtaaaacattttttacagacTTTACAAGAATAAGGCCTTTCatctgtgtgagttctcatatgATAGGTCAAATTTCTTGAGGAGACGAAGACTTTCTTACAAATATCACATGAAAAAAGCTTCTTagctgtgtgagttctcatgtgactGGTCAAACTATTTACATGGATGAAGGTTTTCTTACAAATGTCACACGGAAAAAGCTTCTTAGCTGTGTGAGTTCTTATGTGGACTTTTAAGTCACTACCTGTAGtgaaactttttccacataCTTCACAAGTGAAAGGCCTCTCACCCGTGTGAGTCCTCATGTGGACCTTTAAGTCTTTACTTTGCATGAAACCCTTTTGACATAGTTTACAAGAATAAGGCCTttcacctgtgtgagttctcatgtgatAGGTCAAACTATTTGCATGGATGAAGGTTTTCTTACAAATGTCACAGGAATAAGGCCTCTCACCTGTGTGACTTCTCATGTGAATATTTAAGTAAGAACTTTGTGTAAAGCttttttgacaaactttacaagtaaaaggcctttcacctgtgtgagttctcatatgACAGGTCAATGCACCTGAATTGATGAAACCTTTGCTACAAATGTCACAGGAAAAAAGCTTCTCACCTGTCTGAGTTCTCATGTggagtttgacatttttccttttagtgAAATCTTTTTTACATACcttacaagaaaaatgtttcttacaagaaaaaggcctttCAGGTGTGTGTATTGAATCACTATGTTGACATAAGACAGCTGAACTCTCCTTCACATGAGAATCTGAAGGAGAGTCCAGCTGGACAGTCACCGCATCACTGGACAACAGTGATGCGGTGACTGTCAATTGGTTCTCAATTGGTTCTGGTTTGGAGTCCATGTTTTCCTGATCATCCTCAGTGACCATGAAATCATAATTTTCCTGCTTCAGTTCcagctcctctccttcctcaccgATGCAGAC
Coding sequences:
- the LOC110013423 gene encoding zinc finger protein 2 isoform X24; translated protein: MMNDSSNQERASSLDQAEPEPPQFKEEPEELCINQEEESLWLNQDADVNAELKSKCEENFRDCKRIMFQFKELSHYQYCLGIRNAETDLHKTDVQQQHLCEDENEWHLHKRERHSSLDQAEPEPLQIKEEPEKLCSNQEGEQLLLNQETDVKMEFKSDLLDHQHHQRNITMIPVIKLERIDPSEKNICKMETDDEQLLWKQERSSSLDEEDPELPLIKEEWEEVCIGEEGEELELKQENYDFMVTEDDQENMDSKPEPIENQLTVTASLLSSDAVTVQLDSPSDSHVKESSAVLCQHSDSIHTPERPFSCKKHFSCKVCKKDFTKRKNVKLHMRTQTGEKLFSCDICSKGFINSGALTCHMRTHTGERPFTCKVCQKSFTQSSYLNIHMRSHTGERPYSCDICKKTFIHANSLTYHMRTHTGERPYSCKLCQKGFMQSKDLKVHMRTHTGERPFTCEVCGKSFTTGSDLKVHIRTHTAKKLFPCDICKKTFIHVNSLTSHMRTHTAKKLFSCDICKKVFVSSRNLTYHMRTHTDERPYSCKVCKKCFTQHSCLNVHMRTHTGERPYSCDICRKTFIHSNNLTLHMRTHTGERPFTCELCQKGFMHSRALNVHMRNHTGEKPYSCKVCEKHFTQKSSLNVHMRIHTGERPFTCEVCGKSFTTGSDLKIHMRIHTGERPFTCEVCGKGFTTGSDLKAHIRTHTAKKLFPCDICKKVFVSLRNLTCHMRIHTGERPYSCKLCQKGFRQSRDLKVHMRTHTC